TTTATGAAAACGAAGAAGTAGATGAACTCCTTGAAGACGCTCGCCAAGAAGAGGATGAAGAGACACGGGAAGAACTGTATTCCGATATTCAGGAAATTCTCGTCGATGAAGCCCCCATGATCTACACGGTCTTTGATGATCTCCGTGTTGGCGTCGCCGATGCTGCAGAAAATTTTGTCCAACATCCAAATGGAACGTTTGATTTAAGTGAGACGTATATTACCGAAGAAGCTGAAGACGACGGCTACTAAGATTAAGCTAGGAAAACCACGCTCGGGCGACCGGCGTGGTTTTCATTTATTGAATGTTGTCGTTCGCCTGTCGCGAGCTTCATACGCCCTTCGGACACCACCCTGCCCGGGCATTTGTCTCCGAACCAGTACGTTCTTATTGGCCAATGGCGATTCCCCTACCATTATCCGCCACAGGACACTCAAACGAGGAATAGGGATCTTCATTCCCCTTTCAGTTTTTCCACCTCCGAGCAGATTTCATGTTGCCATTCATGATCTTCTGTCGCGTAAGCGATATATGACATGGCGGCAAGTTTTTCCTTTTCTCTATAAAAATTTTTTAAGTACTGTTTGCTTTCTTGAAATTCCTGTTGTTCATGGTCGGTCAACAGACGATGATCCGCTTCGAGAACCAAACGAACAAGCCTTTCTGCTACGACGGAGTACAAATGTGATCACTCATTTCCAACATCTCAATGTTTCAACAAACCACCAGAGAAAAATTCCCTCTCATGGAAGCTGACTCCTCATAGCTTCTCCCAAAGAATGTAAAAATATAGCTTTTTTCTTTAAACGTTTGGACTAGCACAACATACCTATGCGTCCAAAGCAGAAAAGGAGTTTTTTGGCTGACATCTAGGTATTTTTGCCTGATCTACATACGGTAAGGCATGCGTGAAGTTCCGGGGCTGACCCATCCGTGGAAAAACAGTGGCAAAGGAAGCAAAAAAAAGAAGGCCTGTTCCGTCCCCTTGCTTACTTCGGCATCCCAGTAAAGCTTTGCCCGCTTTTTATGCCAATGTCGTGCATTCTTCGACTTGCGCACAAGCTTCGGCTCTCCTTTCATGCCGATGCTGCCCTTTCTTCGGCAGTCTCGCTCCTCTTCACTCTCTTTCCATGCCGATGTTTGTACATAGTTCGGATTGCGATCTAGTTTCGTCGTTTGTCTCGAGGAGAGAACGGGTGCCCAGTGTTTGCATCCATTTGATCGCTCAGCCTTTTTTATGGTCAGCTCTGAAACACAGCCCCAGGATGTAAACTTGAGCACTTTCACCCGTTATCCAGATGCGATACTGCTTTTTTCAACCAATCATAAAAAAAAGACCGCCCGCAGGCAGCCTTCTTCCCTTACCCCAAACCGATGATGTGATAACCTCCGTCGACATGGAGCGTTTCTCCGGTCATACCTTTTGACAAATCGCTCATTAAAAAGAGTGCGGTGTCACCAACTTCTTCTTGGGTGACTCCCCGTTTCAACGGCGCTTTTTCTTCCATTTCCTTCAAGGAACTGTTAAAATCGGCGACGCCTTTGGCAGAAAGCGTACGGATCGGACCGGCGGAAATGGCATTTACTCGTATGCCATGCTGGCCAAGGTCGTTCGCGAGGTAGCGGACATTTGCATCCAACGCCGCTTTCGCAACCCCCATCACGTTATAATTTTTCACGACGCGTTCGCCGCCGAGATACGTCATCGTCATGATCGAGCCGTTTTCTGCCATCATGTCATTTTTTTGCACGGCATTCGCCACAGCAATCAACGAATAAGCGCTAATATCATGCGCAACTTTAAACCCTTCCCGCGATGTCTCCACGAACGAGCCTTCAAGGTCTTCTTTTTTTGCATACGCGATGCAATGGGCCAATCCGTGAATTGTGCCCACTTCATCTTTGATTTGACGAAAAGTAGCGTCGATTTCCTCGTCGTTCGTAATATCACATGGATATACAAAGGTTTCTGTTTCTAATGTGCCCGCTAATTCACGGACATTTTTTCCGAGACGTTCACCGGCATATGTAAATACAATGTTTGCTCCGGCTTCTGCCAGACGCCGGGAGATGCCCCAGGCAATGCTTCTTTTGTTCGCCACACCCATCACGACATAGGTGCGTCCTTCCAAAGATAAACTCATTTTGGCCAGACTCCTTTCTCTGCATTCTTGTCCCGAGTATAGCACTTTTTAACAAATCGGTCATTTCTATTTTAAGCGAATCTTTGCTATGATTCCAAAAGGTGATGCAAATGGTGAAAGGTTTGGATTTTATCGGTGATATTCATGGATGCAGAAAAGAGCTCCATGCGCTTCTACAAAAATTGGGCTACGAAAAGAAAAAAGGGACCTACACGCATCCCGAGCATCGAAAACTGGTTTTTATCGGCGATATTACCGACCGAGGGCCGGATTCCGTGAACGTCATTGAAGATGTGTCCACCCTCGTCAACAAAGAGACCGCCTATTACATCCCCGGCAATCATTGCGATAAACTTTATCGGTATTTTCT
The Salicibibacter kimchii DNA segment above includes these coding regions:
- the fabI gene encoding enoyl-ACP reductase FabI, which encodes MSLSLEGRTYVVMGVANKRSIAWGISRRLAEAGANIVFTYAGERLGKNVRELAGTLETETFVYPCDITNDEEIDATFRQIKDEVGTIHGLAHCIAYAKKEDLEGSFVETSREGFKVAHDISAYSLIAVANAVQKNDMMAENGSIMTMTYLGGERVVKNYNVMGVAKAALDANVRYLANDLGQHGIRVNAISAGPIRTLSAKGVADFNSSLKEMEEKAPLKRGVTQEEVGDTALFLMSDLSKGMTGETLHVDGGYHIIGLG
- a CDS encoding DUF7667 family protein, translating into MYSVVAERLVRLVLEADHRLLTDHEQQEFQESKQYLKNFYREKEKLAAMSYIAYATEDHEWQHEICSEVEKLKGE